The Methanolacinia petrolearia DSM 11571 genome has a segment encoding these proteins:
- a CDS encoding ABC transporter ATP-binding protein, which produces MVAVRVGDLSFSYGQKEVFSGISFEAEEGKILGLVGPNGCGKTTLIKCIDGILNPEGTVEIFGTDSKTLDRMDIAKKIAYVPQSVPEGLSSYVYETILMGRRPYLNWNIRPEDEEKVYSAMKLLGIEDFAFRKTKELSGGERQRVMIARAIVQETPIVLMDEPTSSLDIKHQMEVMENMRFLTKEKNTAVIVSLHDLNLAAGYCDQMVMLKKGKIHSRGRPEEILTGDTIRSVYEVEAAVNREKERPYIIPLRPAEK; this is translated from the coding sequence ATGGTAGCAGTAAGAGTAGGTGATCTCTCCTTCTCATACGGGCAGAAGGAAGTCTTTTCAGGGATCTCTTTCGAAGCGGAAGAAGGAAAAATCCTTGGTCTCGTCGGTCCGAACGGGTGCGGGAAGACTACCCTCATCAAATGCATCGACGGCATACTGAACCCGGAAGGGACTGTCGAGATCTTCGGAACAGACTCGAAGACACTCGACAGGATGGATATTGCGAAAAAGATCGCATATGTTCCGCAGAGTGTCCCGGAAGGACTCTCGTCCTATGTCTACGAGACGATCCTGATGGGGAGGCGGCCGTACCTCAACTGGAATATCAGGCCGGAGGACGAAGAAAAGGTATATTCAGCGATGAAACTCCTTGGAATCGAGGATTTTGCATTCAGGAAGACGAAAGAGCTTTCGGGAGGAGAGAGGCAGCGTGTAATGATCGCCCGTGCGATTGTACAGGAAACCCCAATCGTTCTCATGGACGAGCCGACGAGCAGCCTGGACATAAAACACCAGATGGAAGTCATGGAGAATATGCGGTTTCTTACGAAAGAAAAGAACACTGCCGTTATCGTCTCACTGCACGACCTGAACCTTGCCGCCGGATACTGCGACCAGATGGTCATGCTGAAAAAAGGAAAGATTCATAGCCGCGGCCGTCCTGAAGAAATCCTGACAGGGGATACCATAAGAAGCGTTTACGAAGTAGAAGCGGCCGTCAACCGGGAAAAAGAGCGACCATATATAATCCCGCTGCGACCGGCGGAAAAATAA
- a CDS encoding FecCD family ABC transporter permease has product MAVDSSEFMAQCQKIRAKKQAFFIGIIILLILLTGIGVTLGTAEISITQSYQALFSGLSERLSQFFLGTEQASQSMTEIVVWDIRLHRVLFAIAAGFGLAIAGTIMQGILRNPLASPFTLGISSAASCGASVAIILFGGFALLSGSITIMALAFLFSMAAAFGIYLMARHKGLSSSSMILAGIALMYLFSAITSLLQYFGSSDQAAAVVYWMFGSLDDTTWLNLGIVCLVLLVIVPYLLLKAWDLNALAEGSEIAKSVGVPVEREMTIFMFIASLITAVIISFTGTIGFIGLVAPHIARMTTGSDNRILIPASGLMGAAILLGADCLSRAIIYPAVIPVGIMTAFLGVPFFLYLFLRRDDTGW; this is encoded by the coding sequence ATGGCAGTCGATTCCAGTGAATTCATGGCACAATGCCAAAAGATCAGGGCTAAGAAACAGGCCTTTTTCATTGGCATTATCATCCTTCTGATACTTTTGACAGGCATAGGGGTAACTCTCGGTACAGCTGAAATATCGATTACACAATCATACCAGGCTCTCTTTTCAGGACTTTCAGAAAGATTAAGCCAGTTTTTCCTGGGAACAGAACAGGCCTCGCAGTCCATGACCGAGATCGTTGTCTGGGACATCAGGCTTCACCGGGTACTGTTCGCCATCGCCGCCGGATTCGGGCTTGCAATCGCAGGAACCATAATGCAGGGAATACTGAGAAATCCGCTCGCAAGCCCTTTCACACTGGGAATATCATCGGCAGCATCATGCGGGGCATCTGTCGCCATAATACTGTTCGGCGGATTCGCCCTTCTCTCAGGAAGCATCACCATCATGGCCCTTGCATTTTTATTTTCGATGGCTGCAGCATTCGGGATCTATCTCATGGCAAGGCACAAAGGACTGTCTTCCTCGTCGATGATACTCGCCGGAATCGCACTGATGTACCTGTTCTCGGCGATAACTTCGCTCCTGCAGTATTTCGGATCTTCGGACCAGGCAGCCGCGGTCGTCTACTGGATGTTCGGATCCCTCGACGATACGACATGGCTCAACCTCGGGATCGTATGCCTCGTTCTCCTTGTAATTGTTCCATACCTGCTCCTGAAGGCCTGGGACCTAAACGCCCTCGCCGAGGGATCTGAGATCGCAAAATCGGTTGGTGTCCCGGTCGAGCGTGAGATGACGATATTCATGTTCATAGCATCCCTCATAACCGCAGTCATCATCTCGTTCACGGGGACCATAGGATTCATCGGCCTTGTCGCTCCGCATATCGCGAGGATGACAACAGGAAGCGACAACAGGATACTGATCCCCGCATCGGGGCTGATGGGCGCAGCGATTCTGCTCGGTGCGGACTGCTTAAGCCGGGCGATAATTTACCCAGCCGTAATTCCCGTAGGAATAATGACTGCATTCCTTGGGGTTCCGTTCTTCCTGTACCTTTTCCTTAGGAGGGATGATACGGGATGGTAG
- a CDS encoding ABC transporter substrate-binding protein encodes MKSTYKKAEFFLILMLSAAFLFTVPVYAATQENSESLPLDNNSDLEIKADELAPEILSYLTEKYINGNDSAVYDKDLADAAYIYSNWNGKPKTVTDTKGQEITLYRPLRNIAVMNSETLETMRSLGLDEDIVSGVGKYTLADEVFFPEYSDKENTGSVWSPDYEKIISLSPDAVFLYADFMEETADEIQEKIQSMDPSIKVFRFDMYYPSTYINETKLLGEVIDKEDEAEKLTGFYNEQMNAIDSAYENIPKDERTQVYFESWVDYKSAANGSGYNEKINLAGGVSIFEDATPEYPIVSPEEILVKNPDVIVKLIGSGELTFGGYEDNNTEKAQEVYETITSRAGWQNLDAVKDDHVYILSNDIFGGPEYIIGTLYLAKWMYPDELENVDPTAVHQKYISEFQHLDFDVDNNGVFVWSGNQ; translated from the coding sequence ATGAAAAGTACATATAAGAAAGCGGAATTTTTCCTCATTCTGATGCTTTCGGCTGCATTCCTGTTTACAGTACCGGTATACGCAGCCACGCAGGAAAATTCAGAGAGCCTTCCGCTGGATAACAACAGCGATCTGGAGATCAAGGCAGACGAACTTGCACCCGAGATACTCTCCTACCTTACTGAGAAGTACATCAACGGAAACGACAGCGCCGTCTACGACAAGGATCTCGCGGACGCCGCATATATCTATTCCAACTGGAACGGGAAACCGAAGACAGTTACCGATACAAAAGGCCAGGAGATCACCCTATACAGGCCTTTAAGAAATATCGCCGTAATGAACAGCGAGACGCTCGAGACGATGAGATCTCTCGGACTTGACGAAGATATTGTATCGGGGGTTGGAAAATATACACTTGCAGACGAGGTTTTCTTCCCCGAATACTCGGACAAGGAGAACACAGGCTCTGTCTGGTCGCCCGACTACGAGAAGATAATCTCGCTTTCACCCGATGCAGTTTTCCTCTATGCTGATTTCATGGAGGAGACAGCCGACGAAATACAGGAGAAGATCCAGTCCATGGACCCCTCGATCAAGGTGTTCAGGTTCGACATGTATTACCCTTCGACATACATCAATGAGACAAAACTCCTCGGCGAAGTCATCGACAAAGAAGATGAAGCTGAAAAACTTACCGGTTTCTACAATGAACAGATGAATGCCATCGATTCTGCATACGAAAATATCCCAAAGGATGAAAGAACGCAGGTCTACTTTGAAAGCTGGGTTGACTACAAGAGTGCAGCAAACGGCTCAGGATACAACGAGAAGATAAACCTTGCAGGAGGAGTCAGCATATTCGAGGATGCCACACCCGAATATCCGATCGTAAGCCCCGAAGAGATACTTGTCAAAAACCCCGATGTGATCGTCAAGCTCATCGGTTCCGGAGAGCTTACATTCGGAGGATATGAGGACAACAACACTGAAAAAGCACAGGAAGTATATGAGACGATAACAAGCCGTGCAGGCTGGCAGAACCTCGACGCAGTAAAGGACGACCATGTATATATCCTGAGCAACGACATCTTCGGTGGACCGGAATACATCATTGGCACGCTATACCTCGCCAAATGGATGTACCCCGATGAACTGGAGAATGTGGACCCCACTGCCGTCCACCAGAAATATATCTCGGAGTTCCAGCACCTGGACTTTGATGTAGATAATAACGGAGTTTTCGTCTGGAGCGGAAATCAATAG
- a CDS encoding ATP-binding protein produces MKVIICGKGGSGKSTITALLARHYSENGHKVLVIDTDESNASLNRILGMESPKDLMEYFGGKRGMMEKFRKSGEEDAKPSELNWTFDDIPDGFISRKGEIGLVAIGKIHEAGEGCACPMGILSRRFISELKLSDKDVVIVDTEAGIEHFGRGIDQICDVILMIIDPSYESLHLSKEVSKMAEKIEVPVYYILNKIDTKTSSYLRNGVDNKEAIIAEFTNDPELLVSGLEGKELPGDYPGIFEITEKIGVK; encoded by the coding sequence ATGAAAGTAATAATATGCGGAAAAGGAGGCTCGGGCAAGAGTACAATTACCGCCCTCCTTGCAAGGCATTACAGCGAAAACGGCCACAAGGTACTTGTGATTGACACAGACGAATCCAACGCCAGCCTTAACAGAATACTCGGCATGGAATCCCCCAAAGACCTGATGGAATACTTCGGCGGAAAAAGAGGCATGATGGAAAAGTTCAGGAAGTCGGGAGAAGAAGATGCAAAACCATCCGAACTTAACTGGACGTTCGACGATATCCCGGATGGTTTCATATCCCGTAAAGGAGAGATCGGACTAGTTGCAATCGGAAAGATCCACGAGGCGGGAGAAGGATGCGCATGCCCAATGGGAATATTGTCAAGGCGCTTCATCTCCGAGCTTAAGCTTTCGGACAAAGATGTCGTCATTGTCGATACCGAAGCGGGAATCGAGCATTTTGGCAGGGGTATCGACCAGATATGCGATGTAATACTTATGATCATAGACCCGTCCTATGAATCCCTGCACCTCTCAAAGGAGGTATCGAAGATGGCTGAAAAGATCGAAGTTCCGGTATATTACATACTAAATAAGATCGATACAAAGACATCGTCATATCTAAGGAATGGCGTAGACAACAAAGAAGCAATTATTGCCGAATTCACCAATGACCCTGAACTCCTGGTATCGGGACTTGAAGGAAAAGAGCTTCCGGGAGATTATCCGGGAATCTTCGAGATAACCGAAAAAATCGGTGTAAAATAA
- a CDS encoding type IV pilin N-terminal domain-containing protein: MRYEKRKDCAVSPVVGVMLMLVVTIIIAAVVSAFAGGITSGEKVAPQISADMRIINTGDPDSSFDIYVYSVSEPIPSSDIKIMTSWIAESATNTGTFVRGGSTTTAGVSYLNYYYAGNDDSPIYRSFPYGYGAGVEDWGAYGNPTDEMQFGNYTITGGTTMHIGAYGPRTYGSGTGGYEDWVYTYVSDKYFRDDCIDGMQVLLGDGWEVLRTGDSVNVKLIHIPSGKTILSKDISVLSRV, translated from the coding sequence ATGCGTTATGAAAAGAGAAAAGACTGTGCAGTATCGCCGGTTGTCGGCGTCATGCTGATGCTCGTTGTGACGATCATTATTGCTGCTGTTGTCAGTGCATTTGCCGGTGGAATAACAAGCGGAGAGAAGGTGGCTCCTCAAATTTCTGCAGATATGAGGATTATAAATACTGGTGATCCCGATTCATCATTTGATATTTATGTTTACAGCGTAAGTGAGCCGATACCATCGTCAGATATAAAAATTATGACCTCCTGGATAGCGGAAAGTGCTACCAATACCGGGACTTTCGTCAGGGGAGGCAGTACTACAACTGCCGGTGTTTCTTATCTGAATTATTATTATGCAGGCAATGACGATTCTCCGATTTACCGTTCTTTCCCGTACGGTTATGGTGCGGGAGTTGAAGACTGGGGTGCATACGGAAATCCAACAGATGAAATGCAGTTTGGAAATTACACAATAACCGGAGGTACTACTATGCATATAGGTGCATATGGTCCACGAACTTATGGTTCAGGAACGGGAGGATATGAAGACTGGGTATATACATATGTATCTGATAAATATTTTAGAGATGACTGTATCGACGGTATGCAGGTATTATTAGGAGATGGCTGGGAAGTACTCCGTACCGGGGATTCCGTAAATGTGAAATTAATCCATATTCCAAGTGGTAAGACAATTCTTAGTAAGGACATCTCAGTTCTTTCGAGGGTGTGA
- a CDS encoding type IV pilin, which yields MRSDIDSGVSPVVGVMLMLVVTIVIAAVVSAFAGGLTGETSKSPQIALSGEYSQAGGLVFYNDGGDVLTTEYVSVRLRSSEQIANSANNHIFTIERQNISNVDGDSWHEKVLSFQPGDSAFVTAENMSGSVLQPQYWDYKESTRKYCFDNVSNIGKTITLELYDSLTGKIIAKSNLIIEP from the coding sequence ATGAGATCTGATATTGATTCCGGAGTTTCACCTGTTGTAGGTGTAATGCTGATGCTTGTTGTGACAATTGTCATTGCAGCGGTCGTGAGCGCCTTTGCCGGTGGGCTTACTGGAGAAACATCCAAATCCCCCCAAATTGCCCTTTCAGGTGAATATTCTCAGGCAGGAGGCCTTGTATTCTATAATGATGGAGGAGATGTTCTTACGACAGAATACGTATCTGTAAGGCTTAGATCTTCAGAACAGATCGCAAACTCTGCAAATAATCATATATTCACTATTGAAAGGCAGAACATATCTAATGTAGATGGAGACAGTTGGCACGAAAAGGTTCTTAGTTTTCAGCCTGGTGACTCGGCGTTTGTAACTGCAGAAAATATGTCCGGTTCCGTCCTTCAGCCACAGTATTGGGATTATAAAGAGAGTACTCGAAAATATTGCTTTGACAATGTGAGTAATATCGGGAAGACTATCACTCTTGAACTTTATGATTCCTTAACAGGCAAGATTATCGCAAAAAGTAATCTTATAATTGAACCATAA
- a CDS encoding flavodoxin family protein codes for MNIKILYNSYKGNTEFIAKCIGNKLGIAPSNISLKDIIPVKEFVSLINENSLEKRKERLILNNELQIENDTEMLFIGTPVWAHVPSPEVQGLLLNYLPNNVPIAVFYCHGGKPEGIIEEIEKMAPDNPIISSCDFRSPLMYYKNDSAKRAEKWAEETISLL; via the coding sequence ATGAATATTAAAATATTATACAATTCATACAAAGGGAATACTGAATTCATAGCAAAATGTATCGGAAACAAATTAGGAATCGCTCCTTCAAATATCTCTCTTAAGGATATCATTCCCGTCAAGGAATTTGTATCGCTTATTAATGAAAATTCATTAGAGAAAAGAAAAGAGAGATTAATCTTAAATAATGAATTACAGATTGAAAATGATACAGAAATGCTATTCATAGGTACACCCGTATGGGCTCATGTACCTTCTCCTGAAGTTCAGGGATTATTACTTAATTACCTTCCTAATAATGTCCCAATTGCAGTTTTTTATTGTCACGGAGGAAAACCTGAAGGAATCATTGAAGAAATCGAAAAAATGGCACCGGACAATCCCATTATTAGCTCTTGCGACTTCAGGAGCCCGTTAATGTACTATAAAAATGACTCAGCAAAACGTGCAGAAAAGTGGGCTGAAGAAACGATTTCCTTACTATAG
- a CDS encoding ABC transporter substrate-binding protein, which translates to MKSVSSDSIVVKDSLNNTIEIPSKLKRIVVQNFDAVELLLALGAEDYIVGVPDNVLEDPEFQGKLKNAQSVGNWRTPSPEAILNLQPDAIIMLTSKTYNMDAILQLNTTIIYIDCYKIDSLPAEARLLGKVTGKESEAEEYIAYLEKYLELVSSRIPADGQINSSRIYAEKYNDYNPQGSGSGIDELIQKLNGNNIAADMEANTRVSPEWVVEQNPDIILKFVTSSTLQSGSSLEDTYNSVINRTGFENLNAVKNNQVYAIHGDPFFSPRVVVGLLYLAKIIYPDRFSDINPEDALREYGEKFVSGFENTETIYPKN; encoded by the coding sequence ATGAAATCGGTTTCTTCCGATAGTATTGTTGTTAAGGATTCTTTGAATAACACAATTGAAATACCGTCAAAGTTGAAGAGAATTGTGGTCCAGAATTTTGATGCGGTGGAGTTGTTACTCGCTCTTGGAGCTGAAGACTATATAGTGGGGGTTCCTGATAATGTTTTAGAGGATCCGGAATTTCAGGGTAAGTTAAAAAACGCACAAAGTGTAGGTAACTGGAGAACTCCCAGCCCTGAAGCAATTTTGAATTTACAACCCGACGCAATAATCATGCTGACTTCAAAAACCTATAATATGGATGCGATTCTGCAATTAAATACGACAATAATTTACATTGACTGTTATAAGATCGATAGTCTCCCTGCAGAAGCAAGACTTTTGGGTAAAGTTACCGGAAAAGAAAGTGAAGCGGAAGAATATATTGCTTATCTTGAAAAGTATCTGGAGTTGGTATCTTCAAGAATTCCTGCAGATGGCCAAATAAATTCTTCACGTATATATGCGGAAAAATATAATGATTACAATCCCCAGGGTTCCGGAAGCGGAATTGATGAATTGATCCAGAAACTTAATGGAAATAATATCGCTGCTGATATGGAAGCTAATACCAGAGTAAGCCCGGAATGGGTTGTTGAGCAGAACCCCGATATTATACTTAAATTTGTAACATCTTCTACTCTTCAAAGTGGATCTTCTCTTGAAGATACCTATAATTCAGTCATAAACAGAACAGGCTTTGAGAATCTAAATGCAGTAAAAAATAACCAAGTATATGCAATTCACGGAGATCCTTTTTTTAGTCCCCGTGTGGTTGTGGGTCTTCTTTATCTTGCAAAAATTATCTATCCTGACAGGTTTAGTGATATCAATCCGGAGGACGCCCTCCGGGAATATGGAGAA